In the genome of Microbacterium saperdae, one region contains:
- a CDS encoding stage II sporulation protein M: protein MDADALTDARRAEWQRLDELSRARLDGQGVDELIVRYRAASADLAELKTSVGDSPQGAYLSTILVRARLRLTGASDNILTQTGRFFASQLPAALYRLRWLTLLIALSFIAVAVGTAAWISNDPALIATLGEPDALEQYADESFTGYYTENPAAVFMGMVWTNNAWIAMQCVLFGVTGIWPIYMLVQNAMGLGVSGAVMAAYDRADVMVLYILPHGMLEMTCIFVAAAAGLRVFWAWVAPGHRSRGEALATEGRALATVAIGLVFALFLAGLVEGFVTGWALPWPVKIGIGGAALAIFLIYMVVIGGRAHRRGETGDLLEYEAGTPRLIAG from the coding sequence GTGGATGCTGATGCGCTGACGGATGCACGCCGCGCCGAGTGGCAGCGGTTGGACGAGCTCAGCCGCGCGCGGCTCGACGGTCAGGGCGTCGACGAGCTCATCGTGCGATACCGGGCGGCGTCGGCGGATCTCGCCGAGCTGAAGACCTCCGTGGGGGATTCACCGCAGGGAGCGTATCTGTCGACCATCCTCGTGCGCGCGAGGCTCCGGCTCACGGGAGCTTCCGACAACATCCTCACGCAGACCGGTCGATTCTTCGCCTCGCAGCTGCCCGCTGCCCTGTACCGTCTGCGGTGGCTCACGCTGCTCATCGCTCTCAGCTTCATCGCCGTGGCCGTCGGCACGGCCGCCTGGATCTCGAACGATCCGGCGCTCATCGCCACGCTCGGAGAGCCGGACGCGCTCGAGCAGTACGCCGACGAGAGCTTCACCGGCTACTACACCGAGAACCCCGCCGCGGTGTTCATGGGCATGGTGTGGACCAACAACGCCTGGATCGCGATGCAGTGCGTGCTGTTCGGCGTGACCGGTATCTGGCCGATCTACATGCTCGTGCAGAACGCGATGGGGCTGGGAGTCTCGGGTGCCGTGATGGCCGCCTACGATCGCGCAGACGTCATGGTGCTCTACATCCTGCCGCACGGGATGCTCGAGATGACGTGCATCTTCGTCGCGGCTGCCGCCGGGCTTCGGGTCTTCTGGGCCTGGGTCGCCCCCGGGCACCGCTCGCGCGGCGAGGCGCTGGCGACGGAAGGACGGGCGCTGGCGACCGTGGCGATCGGCCTCGTCTTCGCGCTGTTCCTGGCGGGGCTCGTCGAAGGTTTCGTGACCGGCTGGGCGCTCCCGTGGCCCGTGAAGATCGGCATCGGCGGCGCCGCGCTCGCGATCTTCCTCATCTACATGGTGGTGATCGGCGGACGAGCGCATCGGCGCGGCGAGACCGGAGATCTGCTCGAGTACGAGGCAGGCACCCCGCGACTGATCGCCGGGTGA
- a CDS encoding RDD family protein — MSTPIDTSDEVLSGEAVAIDVQPIGFLLRALGALIDMLLGFAVFVLWIFLRIWLTDAGVLDEATDRIATVAALVVSFVVLPITMEVALKGRSLGKLAVGGRIVRVDGGAAGFRHAFIRALLGVLEIYMTFGGLAVLTGAFNARSQRLGDLVAGTYSQRVRTPQLVSHVPVLPPGLHAWAQIADVARLPDRLARRISQFLQSAPRMVPAARDRVARDLLAEATPFVSPLPAAPPEEVLVGITVLRRERERRALENADRRAEKLTGRRVGI; from the coding sequence ATGTCCACACCGATCGATACTTCCGACGAGGTGCTCTCCGGAGAAGCCGTCGCGATCGATGTGCAACCCATCGGCTTCCTGCTGCGCGCACTGGGCGCCCTCATCGACATGCTGCTCGGCTTCGCGGTCTTCGTCCTGTGGATCTTCCTGCGCATCTGGCTCACCGACGCCGGTGTGCTCGACGAGGCGACCGACCGGATCGCGACCGTCGCGGCACTCGTCGTCAGCTTCGTCGTGCTGCCGATCACGATGGAGGTCGCGCTGAAGGGCCGCAGTCTCGGCAAGCTCGCGGTGGGCGGCCGCATCGTGCGCGTCGACGGCGGCGCGGCCGGCTTCCGCCACGCCTTCATCCGCGCCCTGCTCGGGGTCCTGGAGATCTACATGACCTTCGGCGGTCTCGCCGTGCTGACAGGCGCTTTCAACGCCCGCTCGCAGCGCCTGGGGGATCTGGTCGCCGGCACCTACAGCCAGCGGGTGCGCACTCCGCAGCTGGTGTCGCACGTTCCGGTGCTGCCGCCGGGACTGCACGCGTGGGCGCAGATCGCCGATGTCGCGCGGCTGCCGGACCGCCTCGCGCGCCGCATCTCGCAGTTCCTGCAGAGCGCGCCCCGCATGGTGCCGGCGGCACGCGATCGGGTGGCGCGCGATCTGCTGGCCGAGGCCACTCCCTTCGTCTCGCCTCTCCCCGCGGCACCGCCCGAGGAGGTCCTGGTCGGCATCACGGTGCTGCGCCGCGAGCGCGAGCGCCGGGCACTCGAGAACGCGGACCGCCGGGCCGAGAAGCTCACGGGTCGCCGCGTCGGAATCTGA
- a CDS encoding ABC transporter permease, whose translation MSGFLGALSDAWAEIRVHKLRVLLSLIGIAVSVGALTAVVAISEYQRQFQTEQSDRFGGRAATIVVNVANDDGTPVDFDDFDERFARVSERFGFSHTGRIVGGMVQGVQLPDGVTEVGARLVDPMYPQIHREVLLEGRWFVDSDLEALAPPVVITEALWDRIGRLPLAQHPTLSLTGGAGGTYQVVGVVPRQGFGDEELRVDLLYDAYRSRVDALPEGAWPQYEVWVGAEQANEIGPVLAMDLRAGLPEGQTVSVSRSDWAAQPGALDVQATFEMITGGIAALILALGALSLINIQLVAMRQRVREIGVRRAFGATSGRVFFSVFLESLVATTVAGVVGIAIVVAILRSDWVVTSLFYGIQDVPPFPMRAALVGLVASVIVGAVSGFIPALVALRVKVIDAIRF comes from the coding sequence ATGAGCGGCTTCCTCGGTGCACTGTCGGATGCCTGGGCGGAGATCCGTGTCCACAAGCTCCGGGTGCTGCTGAGCCTGATCGGGATCGCGGTCTCGGTGGGAGCCCTCACCGCGGTCGTCGCGATATCGGAGTACCAGCGGCAGTTCCAGACCGAGCAGTCCGACCGCTTCGGCGGACGGGCGGCGACGATCGTGGTCAACGTCGCCAACGACGACGGCACACCGGTCGACTTCGACGACTTCGACGAGCGGTTCGCCCGCGTCTCGGAACGGTTCGGCTTCAGCCACACCGGGCGCATCGTCGGAGGCATGGTGCAGGGAGTGCAGCTTCCGGACGGCGTCACCGAGGTCGGGGCGCGCCTGGTCGACCCGATGTACCCGCAGATCCATCGTGAGGTCCTGCTGGAGGGGCGCTGGTTCGTCGATTCCGACCTCGAGGCACTCGCGCCGCCGGTCGTGATCACGGAGGCGCTCTGGGACCGGATCGGTCGGCTGCCGCTCGCTCAGCATCCGACGCTGTCTCTCACCGGCGGGGCCGGAGGCACCTACCAGGTGGTCGGCGTCGTGCCACGGCAGGGGTTCGGTGATGAGGAGCTTCGCGTCGATCTGCTCTACGACGCCTATCGTTCCCGCGTCGATGCGCTGCCGGAGGGCGCGTGGCCGCAGTACGAGGTCTGGGTCGGCGCCGAGCAGGCGAACGAGATCGGTCCGGTGCTGGCGATGGACCTGCGAGCGGGCCTGCCGGAGGGGCAGACCGTGTCGGTGAGCCGTTCGGACTGGGCCGCGCAGCCGGGAGCACTCGATGTGCAGGCGACGTTCGAGATGATCACCGGGGGCATCGCGGCATTGATCCTGGCGCTCGGCGCCCTCAGCCTCATCAACATCCAGTTGGTGGCGATGCGGCAGCGGGTGCGGGAGATCGGTGTGCGTCGTGCGTTCGGGGCGACGTCAGGACGCGTGTTCTTCTCCGTCTTCCTGGAGAGCCTGGTGGCCACGACGGTCGCGGGAGTGGTCGGAATCGCGATCGTGGTCGCGATCCTCCGCTCGGACTGGGTGGTGACCTCGTTGTTCTACGGCATCCAGGACGTCCCGCCGTTCCCGATGCGCGCGGCCCTGGTCGGACTGGTCGCTTCCGTGATCGTGGGAGCCGTATCCGGGTTCATCCCCGCACTCGTCGCTCTGCGTGTGAAGGTGATCGACGCGATCCGATTCTGA
- a CDS encoding ABC transporter ATP-binding protein: MTLVALEDVEKSVLLADDSRLEILKGISLSVGAGDHVSIVGRSGSGKSTLLNILGMLDEPTTGTVSFEGREVRKMRSGRLDRVRGDNVGFVFQQFNLLPGRTALDNVMMPLGHAKGRMFWNRRQIAADMLERVGLGHRIEQIADRLSGGEQQRVAIARALVRKPVLILADEPTGALDIETGASVMSLLDEVATETDAALVTITHDLHVAARARRHYRLDAGRLEEADLRRAFEASTLSAPVPPEPATASPAPAVLPPLPAANGVGA; this comes from the coding sequence GTGACGCTCGTCGCCCTGGAGGACGTCGAGAAGAGCGTCCTCCTCGCCGATGACTCGCGCCTGGAGATCCTGAAGGGGATCAGTCTGTCCGTCGGGGCGGGCGACCACGTCTCGATCGTCGGACGCTCGGGTTCGGGCAAGTCGACCCTTCTGAACATCCTCGGGATGCTGGATGAGCCGACGACGGGAACCGTGTCCTTCGAAGGCCGTGAGGTGCGCAAGATGCGCTCCGGCCGCCTGGACAGGGTGCGCGGCGACAACGTCGGCTTCGTGTTCCAGCAGTTCAACCTCCTCCCGGGCCGCACGGCGCTCGACAACGTCATGATGCCGCTCGGGCACGCCAAGGGGCGTATGTTCTGGAACCGGCGTCAGATCGCGGCGGACATGCTCGAGAGGGTCGGGCTCGGCCACCGGATAGAGCAGATCGCCGACCGCCTCTCCGGTGGCGAACAGCAGCGCGTCGCCATCGCGCGCGCTCTCGTACGCAAACCCGTTCTGATCCTGGCCGATGAGCCGACGGGCGCGCTCGACATCGAGACGGGGGCCTCGGTGATGTCGCTGCTCGACGAGGTCGCGACCGAGACGGACGCGGCACTGGTGACCATCACGCACGATCTGCACGTCGCCGCCCGGGCTCGCCGGCACTACCGGCTCGATGCGGGGCGACTGGAGGAGGCCGACCTTCGTCGCGCCTTCGAGGCGTCGACCCTGTCCGCGCCCGTGCCGCCGGAACCCGCCACGGCGTCCCCCGCGCCCGCGGTCCTGCCGCCGCTGCCCGCAGCGAACGGTGTCGGCGCATGA
- a CDS encoding efflux RND transporter periplasmic adaptor subunit: MIVWRRWIFPLLLVIVLGASAAALVKIAFFPDSVESIVSPEAGITDPVVAVERGAVVNALTLSGNIARDEVIGVRGEINGTVLAVHVGEGAAVTAGQKLFTVRQDDPRKDIDILAPEAGDVSELALVKGQQTSVGTEIYNLTPARYHLLATVEPVQLYRLVNAPTEGTVTVTGGPAPFTCTGVRVQVSAEGTASVRCAIPKDQTVFAGLPATMDLALGQVEDALIVPVTAVEGGAGSGNVWVDAGDGAEPEKRAVTLGVNDGAMVEVTEGLAEGDSIRQFVPGFVAPVEEFCYEVSPGVEQCDSGMSW; encoded by the coding sequence GTGATCGTCTGGCGTCGCTGGATCTTCCCCCTGCTCCTCGTCATCGTCCTCGGGGCGAGTGCTGCCGCGCTCGTGAAGATCGCATTCTTCCCCGACAGCGTCGAGAGCATCGTGAGTCCGGAGGCGGGAATCACCGACCCGGTCGTGGCCGTGGAGCGCGGCGCTGTCGTCAACGCGCTGACGTTGAGCGGGAACATCGCCCGCGACGAGGTGATCGGAGTGCGCGGCGAGATCAACGGGACCGTCCTGGCCGTGCACGTCGGCGAGGGCGCCGCGGTGACGGCGGGTCAGAAGCTGTTCACCGTCCGTCAGGACGATCCGCGCAAGGACATCGACATCCTCGCCCCCGAAGCGGGCGACGTGTCGGAACTCGCTCTGGTCAAGGGGCAGCAGACCTCGGTGGGAACCGAGATCTACAATTTGACCCCGGCGCGCTACCACCTGCTCGCGACTGTGGAGCCCGTGCAGCTCTACCGTCTGGTCAACGCCCCCACCGAGGGCACCGTCACGGTGACCGGCGGCCCTGCTCCCTTCACCTGCACCGGGGTGCGCGTGCAGGTCAGTGCCGAGGGAACCGCGAGTGTCCGGTGCGCCATCCCGAAGGACCAGACGGTGTTCGCCGGCCTCCCCGCGACCATGGACCTCGCTCTCGGGCAGGTCGAGGACGCTCTCATCGTGCCAGTCACGGCAGTGGAGGGCGGCGCCGGATCCGGGAACGTCTGGGTCGACGCCGGTGACGGGGCCGAGCCCGAGAAGCGCGCGGTCACGCTCGGGGTCAACGACGGTGCGATGGTCGAGGTGACGGAGGGTCTCGCCGAGGGCGACAGCATCCGCCAGTTCGTCCCCGGGTTCGTGGCACCGGTGGAGGAGTTCTGCTACGAGGTGTCCCCGGGCGTCGAACAGTGCGACAGCGGGATGAGCTGGTGA
- a CDS encoding DUF3499 family protein, protein MNGRLCSKVGCAREAVATLTYDYGDQMAALGPLGLADHPHAHDLCAPHAERLSVPAGWLVVRHEALRA, encoded by the coding sequence ATGAACGGACGACTCTGCTCGAAGGTCGGATGCGCGCGGGAAGCCGTCGCGACCCTCACCTACGACTACGGCGATCAGATGGCCGCGCTCGGACCTCTGGGGCTCGCGGACCACCCGCACGCGCATGATCTCTGCGCCCCGCACGCGGAGCGGCTCTCGGTACCCGCCGGGTGGCTCGTCGTGCGTCACGAAGCGCTGCGCGCCTGA
- a CDS encoding DUF5719 family protein: protein MSTTRAVRVAATGARLVTGAAVAVACVIGVVTAIHAPWPEVTHDPAQVQVTPLPGDSLLVCNGDLRALGRNPADPLSMVSAASPSVTVDGTAGAPTIATLQAPDLIGAGDVRTMTGTVEDRTAPLIAAAESAAVSAEDMSGFAALPCGTPRLESWLVGGSVDTGASDVIVLTNAAEVPSTVTLSVYGTSRSSRTVIVPARTQVALPVTSIAAGNELPVVQVTAEGAPIRAVLQSALVRTLDPAGVDLQDAVPGPQLHPVFAGVQSFAAEGDDAEMTVIRMLSPQDAAQAHVTVRASGSDTVANEFTVPLTAGEPAQVSLSGLEPGSYSVQIDADAPIVSAVRQQDGLVRGSDFSWMTPAPEIGADVLLAVPAGPAPRLHLLNDTDADITITLEPTNGGPATDVTVPADGSVETAVSARTSYLLRTTGTVHAAVTMTADGKLAGWPVQPSDGAAQSITVYP, encoded by the coding sequence ATGAGCACCACGCGTGCGGTTCGCGTCGCAGCGACCGGAGCCCGCCTCGTCACCGGGGCTGCGGTCGCCGTGGCCTGCGTGATCGGGGTCGTGACCGCGATCCACGCCCCCTGGCCGGAGGTGACGCACGATCCTGCGCAGGTGCAGGTGACGCCCTTGCCCGGTGACAGCCTCCTGGTGTGCAACGGCGACCTCCGGGCCCTCGGACGAAACCCCGCGGACCCGCTGAGCATGGTGTCCGCGGCGTCGCCGAGCGTGACGGTCGACGGCACGGCCGGTGCACCGACGATCGCGACGCTCCAGGCGCCCGATCTCATCGGTGCCGGCGACGTACGCACGATGACCGGCACCGTAGAGGATCGGACAGCGCCGCTGATCGCCGCGGCCGAGTCCGCCGCGGTCTCCGCGGAAGACATGAGCGGATTCGCCGCGCTGCCGTGCGGGACCCCTCGGTTGGAGTCCTGGCTTGTCGGCGGAAGCGTGGACACGGGCGCGTCCGACGTGATCGTGCTCACGAACGCGGCAGAGGTGCCGTCGACGGTGACGCTGTCCGTGTACGGCACCAGTCGCAGCAGTCGCACGGTGATCGTCCCGGCGCGGACCCAGGTGGCGCTCCCTGTGACCTCGATCGCGGCGGGGAACGAGCTCCCCGTCGTGCAGGTCACCGCCGAGGGGGCGCCGATTCGCGCCGTGCTCCAGTCCGCGCTCGTGCGAACCCTGGATCCGGCGGGCGTCGATCTCCAGGATGCGGTGCCGGGACCGCAGCTGCATCCGGTCTTCGCCGGTGTGCAGTCGTTCGCCGCGGAGGGGGACGATGCCGAGATGACCGTGATCCGGATGCTCTCGCCCCAGGACGCTGCGCAGGCGCACGTGACCGTACGCGCTTCGGGCTCGGACACGGTGGCGAACGAATTCACGGTGCCGCTCACGGCGGGCGAACCGGCACAGGTGTCGCTCAGCGGCCTGGAACCCGGTTCGTACAGCGTGCAGATCGATGCGGATGCGCCGATCGTGTCGGCCGTCCGCCAGCAGGACGGGCTCGTGCGCGGATCGGACTTCTCCTGGATGACTCCCGCACCCGAGATCGGCGCCGACGTCCTCCTGGCCGTCCCGGCTGGACCGGCCCCCCGCCTGCATCTTCTCAATGACACGGATGCCGACATCACGATCACTCTGGAGCCCACGAACGGGGGACCGGCGACGGACGTCACGGTGCCGGCAGACGGGTCGGTCGAGACCGCCGTGTCCGCGCGGACGAGCTATCTGCTGCGCACGACGGGCACGGTGCATGCCGCGGTCACGATGACTGCTGACGGCAAGCTCGCGGGGTGGCCCGTGCAGCCGAGTGACGGTGCCGCGCAGAGCATCACCGTCTATCCCTGA
- a CDS encoding glycosyltransferase, whose protein sequence is MPARVHAILVARAGSSSRAQLLRTLEALRSQSTPVAAVTLVICGDAASVRESDAVARTVEGIIEARSTTSFAEAIELARPRVAEGSAIWLLAQDTAPHTRALERLTGMLERSPSAAIIAPKLVATDNDREIVSLGVSMTALGRSVELAAGELDQGQHDGADDALGSDIRGILIRAEVRDALRPDPALAGADEGLDLGVRARLGGGRVVLAPSARVSASPDGPAALPTGRARRSYVTRLAQLHRRLSYAPAAAVALHWLTLLPLALWRSITHLIGKRPESVLPEWGAALTAMARVPAVARSRARIRSFRTSTWASITPLRVTGSELRRRLDDGHGSEGGAVSELRFFSGGGAWAVLAALVVSIAAFTTLLAWPALGGGGILPLRDTVAALWADAAWGVRGIGLGVIGPADPFAAVVALLGSLWPAGPSFSLVLLWILALPLAVLGGWFAATRVTDRAGLRIFAGVAWALAPTFLTALVEGRPSAVLVHLLLPWLFHAAVVAHRSWGAAGAASLLLAAVVACAPSLAPALALLCVIALGITLGTAQFRGAGRLLWVPVPTLLLFAPLAFWQFAHGTPLALLADPGLVVGNTATADADGRLAIATGFPTVDLAGWMQFSMLPLGSWAALFCAPLAVLALASAIAPRWRAGITLLVVAASGLATAFLAVGITVSFTQGEPMAIWPGAGLSLAWIGVVGAALVTLDTAITLPRLRVAATTVAALALVVCAVPALVAFHADRSALTNGPESTLPAYVAAQAASDGPLGTLVLTPQNDGGLAVDVVWGASETLGAQTTMMSTATQPQGTDISVLSVDLLSARDFDAPGDLAAQGISYVLLAQVTGGEGDKARALRTSAIASIDQRAGFVHAGTTERGVLWRVEADVADRTALNGSQEGTARLVITVQLLAILAALLLSVPTRASRRAARAQSRIVGRAPEEPLILPRHAEDIDVDEETALPRPEETAAPEEIAPAEGVVHSDEVAPPEENAPSDEAMSSEESVPEATSADPVDTDHERDAEEDR, encoded by the coding sequence ATGCCAGCCCGAGTTCACGCCATCCTCGTCGCGCGCGCCGGATCCTCCTCCCGCGCGCAGCTCCTCCGCACACTGGAGGCACTGCGCTCCCAGTCCACCCCCGTCGCTGCGGTGACGCTCGTGATCTGCGGCGATGCCGCCTCGGTGCGCGAGAGCGATGCGGTCGCACGCACCGTCGAAGGGATCATCGAGGCCCGCAGCACGACATCCTTCGCAGAAGCGATCGAGCTCGCGCGCCCGCGCGTCGCCGAGGGGTCGGCGATCTGGTTGCTGGCGCAGGACACGGCTCCGCACACCCGGGCACTGGAGCGCTTGACCGGCATGCTCGAGCGCTCCCCGTCCGCCGCGATCATCGCGCCGAAGCTCGTCGCCACCGACAACGATCGAGAGATCGTGTCGCTGGGCGTGAGCATGACCGCGCTGGGACGAAGCGTCGAACTCGCCGCAGGCGAGCTCGACCAGGGGCAGCACGACGGCGCGGACGATGCCCTCGGATCCGACATCCGAGGCATACTGATCCGCGCCGAGGTGCGCGATGCGCTGCGCCCCGACCCGGCGCTGGCCGGAGCGGACGAAGGACTCGACCTCGGAGTGCGCGCGCGCCTGGGCGGTGGGCGCGTCGTCCTCGCCCCCAGCGCGCGCGTGTCCGCGTCGCCGGATGGACCTGCTGCGCTCCCCACCGGCCGCGCGCGCCGCAGTTACGTCACCCGCCTCGCCCAGCTTCATCGGCGGCTGTCGTACGCGCCGGCTGCCGCCGTCGCGCTGCACTGGCTCACCCTGCTTCCGCTGGCACTGTGGCGATCGATCACCCACCTGATCGGCAAACGTCCGGAGTCCGTTCTCCCTGAGTGGGGTGCTGCGCTCACGGCCATGGCCCGCGTCCCCGCGGTCGCCCGCTCCCGGGCACGGATCCGTTCGTTCCGGACGTCGACCTGGGCGAGCATCACACCGCTTCGTGTGACCGGTTCCGAGCTGCGCCGACGTCTGGACGACGGACATGGGAGTGAGGGCGGCGCCGTCAGCGAGCTCCGGTTCTTCTCCGGGGGTGGAGCCTGGGCGGTCCTCGCCGCGCTCGTCGTCAGCATCGCCGCCTTCACGACGCTTCTCGCCTGGCCGGCGCTCGGCGGGGGCGGAATCCTGCCGCTCAGAGACACCGTCGCCGCGCTCTGGGCCGACGCCGCGTGGGGAGTGCGGGGGATCGGTCTCGGTGTGATCGGCCCCGCCGACCCGTTCGCCGCGGTGGTCGCCCTGTTGGGGTCGCTCTGGCCTGCTGGTCCTTCCTTCTCGCTGGTGCTCCTGTGGATACTGGCTCTCCCGCTCGCCGTGCTCGGCGGGTGGTTCGCCGCCACACGCGTCACGGACCGCGCCGGTCTGCGGATCTTCGCGGGTGTCGCGTGGGCGCTGGCTCCGACCTTCCTCACTGCTCTCGTGGAGGGCCGCCCCTCTGCCGTGCTCGTGCATCTGCTGCTGCCGTGGCTGTTCCACGCGGCGGTCGTCGCTCACCGTTCGTGGGGCGCGGCCGGCGCCGCGTCGCTGCTGCTCGCCGCGGTCGTCGCCTGCGCGCCGTCGCTGGCACCCGCGCTCGCACTCCTGTGCGTGATCGCGCTCGGCATCACCCTGGGGACGGCGCAGTTCCGCGGGGCGGGTCGACTGCTGTGGGTGCCCGTGCCGACGCTGCTGCTCTTCGCTCCGCTGGCGTTCTGGCAGTTCGCACACGGGACCCCTCTCGCGCTGCTGGCGGACCCAGGGCTGGTCGTCGGCAACACGGCCACGGCGGATGCCGACGGCCGGTTGGCGATCGCGACCGGCTTCCCCACCGTCGATCTCGCCGGGTGGATGCAGTTCTCGATGCTCCCGCTCGGTTCCTGGGCGGCGTTGTTCTGCGCGCCGCTCGCGGTGCTCGCGCTCGCCTCCGCGATCGCCCCGCGCTGGCGCGCCGGGATCACGCTGCTCGTCGTCGCCGCATCCGGTCTCGCCACCGCCTTCCTGGCTGTCGGAATCACGGTGAGCTTCACGCAGGGCGAACCGATGGCCATCTGGCCCGGCGCGGGCCTGAGTCTCGCGTGGATCGGCGTCGTGGGCGCGGCTCTCGTCACGCTCGACACCGCGATCACTCTTCCTCGACTGCGCGTCGCCGCGACGACGGTGGCCGCTCTCGCTCTCGTCGTCTGTGCGGTTCCCGCTCTCGTCGCGTTCCACGCCGACCGCTCAGCGCTCACCAACGGCCCCGAGTCGACGTTGCCGGCGTATGTCGCCGCGCAGGCGGCCTCGGATGGTCCTCTCGGCACACTGGTGCTCACCCCTCAGAACGACGGAGGCCTGGCGGTCGATGTGGTGTGGGGCGCGAGCGAGACGCTCGGGGCGCAGACGACCATGATGTCCACGGCGACCCAACCGCAGGGCACGGACATCTCCGTGCTCTCGGTCGATCTGCTCTCCGCGCGTGATTTCGACGCGCCCGGAGACCTGGCGGCGCAGGGTATCTCGTACGTTCTCCTCGCCCAGGTGACCGGCGGAGAGGGCGACAAGGCTCGTGCCCTGCGCACCTCCGCCATCGCATCGATCGACCAGAGGGCAGGATTCGTCCACGCGGGGACCACGGAACGAGGTGTGCTCTGGCGCGTCGAGGCCGATGTCGCCGACCGCACCGCTCTCAACGGTTCCCAGGAGGGGACCGCGAGGCTCGTGATCACCGTGCAGCTGCTGGCGATCCTCGCCGCACTTCTGCTGTCGGTCCCGACCAGAGCGTCGCGCCGCGCCGCCCGTGCGCAGTCGCGCATCGTCGGTCGTGCGCCCGAGGAACCCCTGATCCTGCCTCGCCACGCGGAGGACATCGACGTCGACGAGGAGACGGCCCTCCCTCGGCCGGAGGAGACGGCGGCGCCGGAGGAGATCGCACCTGCAGAGGGCGTCGTGCACTCCGACGAGGTCGCACCGCCGGAGGAGAACGCGCCGTCGGACGAGGCCATGTCGTCCGAGGAATCAGTGCCGGAGGCGACCTCGGCGGACCCCGTCGATACGGATCATGAGCGCGACGCGGAGGAGGATCGATGA
- a CDS encoding WhiB family transcriptional regulator, which translates to MTGYRSDVPENWFVDPINLGVPGVRKPDSEDDTALGWQSEALCSQTDPEAFFPEKGGSTRDAKRICTSCDVRGECLEYALNNDERFGIWGGLSERERRKLKRRAS; encoded by the coding sequence ATGACGGGATACCGTTCCGACGTACCGGAGAACTGGTTCGTCGATCCGATCAACCTCGGAGTGCCCGGGGTCCGCAAGCCGGATTCCGAAGACGACACCGCTCTCGGTTGGCAGAGCGAAGCGCTCTGCTCGCAGACGGACCCTGAGGCGTTCTTCCCCGAGAAGGGCGGATCCACGCGTGACGCGAAGCGGATCTGCACCTCGTGCGACGTCCGAGGCGAGTGCCTCGAGTATGCGTTGAACAACGATGAGCGCTTCGGCATCTGGGGCGGACTCTCCGAGCGCGAGCGCCGGAAGCTCAAGCGCCGCGCGAGCTGA
- the manA gene encoding mannose-6-phosphate isomerase, class I — protein sequence MLLSLTNAPRDYAWGSASLLAELEGRSPSGAPEAEVWFGDHPGDPADIDGDGTLDEITGGTLPYLLKLLAAAQPLSIQVHPTIAQAQQGWAAESGKGLDDPTRNYRDDNHKPELIVALSETFQSLSGLRPVSDTLSLLDALGDGAGVSALRAHLTGGADVLRDTLSWLLGGTVQPQVDDIIASVTAAAERADAGEWNTTIQAIAGVADTYPGDPGVVVALLMNHVVLRRGEGLFLRAGLLHAYLEGLGVEIMAASDNVLRGGLTPKRIDVAELLSIVDTVPSEVPVLRPAADGAITSYPVPVADFALDRVTLTGESVVRAVAGPTMVLATAGDVAVETESGTVRTVPVGTAAFVSADEPELRLRGVGEAFIAAPGR from the coding sequence GCCTCCCTCCTGGCCGAGCTGGAGGGGCGCTCGCCGTCGGGGGCGCCGGAGGCGGAAGTCTGGTTCGGGGATCACCCCGGGGACCCGGCCGACATCGACGGCGACGGGACGCTGGACGAGATCACGGGCGGCACACTGCCGTACCTGCTGAAGCTGCTCGCCGCCGCTCAGCCGTTGTCGATCCAGGTGCACCCCACCATCGCGCAGGCCCAGCAGGGGTGGGCCGCAGAGAGCGGGAAGGGGCTCGACGACCCGACGCGCAACTACCGTGACGACAATCACAAGCCGGAGCTGATCGTCGCATTGAGCGAGACGTTCCAGTCCCTGAGCGGATTGCGTCCGGTCTCGGACACGCTGTCCCTGCTCGACGCGCTCGGGGACGGCGCAGGTGTGTCAGCACTCCGCGCTCACCTGACGGGCGGCGCAGACGTGCTCCGTGACACGCTCAGCTGGCTGCTGGGGGGCACGGTGCAGCCGCAGGTGGACGACATCATCGCCTCGGTCACCGCCGCAGCGGAGCGCGCCGATGCGGGGGAGTGGAACACCACGATCCAGGCGATCGCCGGCGTGGCCGACACGTACCCGGGGGATCCCGGGGTCGTGGTCGCTCTGCTGATGAACCACGTCGTCCTGCGTCGCGGCGAAGGACTCTTCCTCCGCGCAGGGCTCCTGCATGCGTACCTCGAGGGCCTGGGGGTCGAGATCATGGCGGCGAGCGACAACGTGCTGCGTGGAGGTCTCACGCCCAAGCGCATCGACGTCGCCGAGCTGCTGTCGATCGTGGACACTGTGCCGTCCGAGGTGCCCGTGCTGCGGCCTGCGGCGGATGGCGCCATCACCTCATACCCGGTGCCGGTCGCGGACTTCGCGCTGGACCGCGTCACGTTGACGGGCGAGTCCGTCGTGCGAGCGGTGGCCGGGCCCACCATGGTGCTCGCGACAGCCGGCGACGTCGCGGTCGAGACGGAGTCCGGCACCGTGCGCACCGTTCCCGTGGGAACCGCCGCGTTCGTGTCTGCGGATGAACCCGAGTTGCGCCTGCGCGGCGTGGGCGAGGCGTTCATCGCCGCGCCCGGCCGCTGA